One stretch of Chitinophaga pendula DNA includes these proteins:
- a CDS encoding LamG-like jellyroll fold domain-containing protein: MKTSTHSLTRSSMLCMLLMPFFLFLFSVQVHAQKVFASSQVNQVNGICLFCGVTDPNNAVGPNIDDFSTFNISLGLAGVSVEQTLIFPAPSNTGCDSLFIGVGSGNSVLSLSLFGAVTVQTFNGSTPNNDSRVLSADIVRLLQNNTRAEVHIRPTKQFDRVKVTLSGGLLGLLQNFRLYYANRETVTLPAPVITPNASSICSGDSVTLSVPVDTGATVIWYSSTTGVTGIHSGNTFKVSPSVSTTYAALYVRGGCSSALGFATVVVSQRPDFPVVAADTIPIFFKDIATLTALNAGINTVYWYDSPVGGTLLYIGNNFQVSPATTSTYYVDFASSNGCVTARKGVTVKVTPQTPCGTAPANPLAHYPLNGNGDDVTPNGNNGAVDGVTFAPDLICQQSGAFGGGSNKVSLPATAFPTPEVSVSTWFTVNSVSVVNPLVNGGYSVLGDRRGWILEVIANKLIFIVTANNTQAVAISTTNLAAFTWYHATATYDGTNIKLYLNGELVATEPFSGTIIYPPTADHFTLGQLDGGLTANLDGKLDEVYIYNRALSAQEAHNFFRSYTFSLTTTRESGARTMVSPSVAPASKIEALQVYPNPSTGLIIISGEKALKGGVVTVTDLQGRQVYRQALQSNSIQLPAGIPGGTYLIQVHTADKRRLATKIILNR, encoded by the coding sequence ATGAAGACATCTACACATTCGCTGACGCGATCCAGCATGTTATGTATGCTGTTAATGCCATTTTTTCTTTTTCTCTTTAGTGTACAGGTGCATGCCCAGAAGGTGTTTGCCAGTTCGCAGGTGAATCAGGTGAATGGCATTTGTCTTTTTTGTGGTGTTACGGACCCTAACAATGCGGTAGGGCCTAACATTGACGATTTTTCCACGTTTAACATCAGCCTAGGTCTTGCCGGTGTTAGTGTGGAGCAGACACTTATTTTTCCTGCTCCCAGTAATACGGGATGTGATTCCTTGTTCATTGGTGTCGGCAGCGGCAATTCTGTGTTGTCGCTGAGCTTGTTTGGTGCGGTGACGGTACAGACTTTTAACGGGTCTACGCCTAACAATGATTCCCGTGTATTATCTGCCGACATTGTACGTTTGTTGCAGAACAATACCCGTGCGGAGGTGCATATAAGGCCTACCAAACAGTTCGACCGGGTGAAGGTGACGCTGAGCGGTGGTTTGCTCGGATTGTTGCAAAATTTCCGTTTGTATTATGCGAACCGGGAGACGGTGACCTTGCCGGCGCCGGTGATCACGCCTAATGCCAGCAGCATTTGTAGCGGTGACAGTGTGACGTTGTCAGTACCGGTGGATACGGGTGCTACGGTGATCTGGTATTCCAGCACTACGGGTGTTACCGGTATCCACAGTGGCAATACGTTCAAGGTGTCGCCCAGTGTGAGTACTACTTATGCGGCATTGTATGTAAGAGGGGGTTGCAGCAGTGCTCTTGGTTTTGCGACGGTGGTGGTAAGCCAGCGACCGGACTTCCCGGTAGTGGCAGCGGATACGATTCCTATCTTCTTCAAGGATATTGCTACGCTGACGGCGCTGAATGCAGGTATCAATACGGTGTACTGGTACGATTCGCCGGTAGGAGGTACGTTGCTGTACATTGGTAATAACTTCCAGGTGAGTCCAGCGACGACCAGTACTTACTATGTTGATTTTGCCTCTTCCAATGGTTGTGTGACTGCCCGTAAAGGGGTGACGGTGAAGGTAACTCCGCAGACACCATGTGGTACGGCGCCTGCTAATCCATTGGCGCATTATCCATTGAATGGTAATGGCGACGATGTGACACCGAATGGTAACAATGGTGCGGTGGACGGTGTGACATTTGCCCCTGACCTGATCTGTCAGCAGTCTGGCGCCTTTGGTGGTGGCAGCAATAAGGTATCGCTGCCTGCGACCGCGTTCCCGACACCGGAAGTATCTGTATCTACCTGGTTTACGGTGAATTCTGTGAGTGTAGTGAACCCATTGGTGAACGGAGGGTATTCTGTACTCGGCGACCGTCGTGGCTGGATACTGGAAGTAATAGCCAACAAGCTGATCTTTATTGTAACGGCTAATAATACCCAGGCAGTTGCGATCTCTACGACTAACCTGGCAGCCTTTACCTGGTATCATGCGACGGCTACTTATGACGGTACGAACATCAAGTTGTATCTGAATGGAGAGCTGGTGGCTACGGAGCCATTCTCTGGTACGATCATTTATCCGCCGACTGCGGATCACTTTACGCTTGGACAGCTGGATGGGGGGCTGACGGCTAACCTGGACGGTAAACTGGATGAGGTGTATATCTACAACCGTGCATTGTCTGCACAGGAGGCGCACAACTTCTTCCGCAGTTATACGTTCAGCCTGACGACTACCCGTGAAAGCGGTGCACGTACGATGGTAAGTCCGTCTGTGGCGCCGGCATCGAAGATAGAAGCGCTGCAGGTATATCCGAACCCATCTACCGGATTGATCATTATCAGCGGTGAGAAAGCCCTGAAAGGTGGCGTTGTTACGGTAACTGATCTGCAAGGCAGACAGGTATACCGTCAGGCGCTGCAATCTAACAGTATACAATTGCCAGCTGGCATTCCTGGTGGTACTTACCTGATACAGGTACATACTGCCGACAAGCGTCGTCTGGCTACTAAGATTATCCTGAACAGGTAA
- a CDS encoding Ada metal-binding domain-containing protein yields MIRHVSLGDGPFARARRLKALVDAGAIVLAGNRRLKIYGRLDCVSGRQMKAENRVFFAGAGEAAAAGYRPCGHCMPAAYRRWRERPL; encoded by the coding sequence ATGATCCGGCATGTGTCATTGGGGGACGGGCCTTTTGCGCGGGCACGGCGGTTGAAGGCGTTGGTGGATGCGGGTGCGATCGTGCTGGCAGGTAACCGGCGGCTGAAGATATATGGCCGGTTGGACTGTGTGTCGGGCCGGCAGATGAAAGCGGAGAACCGGGTGTTTTTTGCCGGAGCCGGGGAGGCGGCTGCGGCGGGTTACCGGCCATGCGGGCATTGTATGCCGGCGGCTTACCGGCGGTGGAGGGAACGACCTTTGTAA
- a CDS encoding 2OG-Fe(II) oxygenase, translating into MDTIAARLGRLDWEAAAASLHGHGYAILPGVLKDAECADLQADYTTAGHYRKTITMERYRFGAGEYKYYRYPLPDILQQLRTHIYPQLAPVANTWMQVLEQETRYPAELAEWQARCAAAGQTQPTVLILQYGKGGYNTLHQDLYGDLFFPIQAVLFLNDPEEAYSGGEFVLLEQRPRAQSRAYVLRPGKGDLLLFTTNFRPVKGSRGYYRVNMKHGVSEVQEGRRYTVGIIFHDAV; encoded by the coding sequence ATGGATACTATAGCAGCGCGTCTGGGGCGGCTGGACTGGGAGGCGGCGGCTGCCAGCCTGCACGGTCATGGCTATGCGATATTGCCAGGTGTATTGAAAGACGCGGAATGTGCCGATTTGCAGGCGGATTATACGACTGCTGGTCATTACCGGAAGACGATCACGATGGAGCGATATCGTTTTGGGGCGGGGGAGTATAAGTACTATCGTTATCCGTTGCCGGATATTTTGCAGCAGTTGCGGACGCATATTTATCCGCAGCTGGCGCCGGTGGCCAATACCTGGATGCAGGTGTTGGAGCAGGAAACCCGTTATCCGGCGGAGCTGGCGGAATGGCAGGCCCGTTGTGCGGCGGCGGGGCAGACGCAGCCGACGGTGCTGATCCTGCAATATGGGAAAGGCGGGTATAATACGCTGCACCAGGATCTGTACGGGGATCTTTTCTTTCCGATACAGGCGGTATTGTTCCTGAACGACCCTGAAGAGGCGTATAGCGGTGGGGAGTTTGTGTTGTTGGAGCAGCGGCCGCGGGCGCAGTCGAGGGCATATGTATTGCGGCCCGGTAAGGGGGACCTGTTGTTGTTTACGACGAATTTCCGGCCGGTAAAGGGGAGTAGGGGGTATTACCGGGTGAATATGAAACACGGTGTCAGCGAGGTGCAGGAAGGGCGGCGGTATACGGTAGGGATCATTTTTCACGATGCGGTATGA
- a CDS encoding bifunctional transcriptional activator/DNA repair enzyme AdaA — MNNYDKIAHAIGYIKTHFKEQPDLDEIAESVYLSPFHFQRMFKEWAGVTPKKFLQYLTIGHAKKMLKAQQASLSDAAFETGLSGTSRLHDLFVTIEGMTPGEYKQGGRALVINYSFAESPFGNILVAATEKGICHMAFADDPVAALLILQREFPQASYVQMVDTIQQHALYIFTQDWSRLGEIKLHLKGTPFQLKVWEALLRIPMGGLATYGDIAGVIQHPGASRAVGTAVGDNPVAFLIPCHRIIKSTGVLGNYHWGDARKQAIIGWEAARTDTEVEA, encoded by the coding sequence ATGAACAATTATGATAAGATAGCCCATGCTATCGGATACATTAAGACACATTTCAAGGAGCAGCCGGACCTGGACGAGATAGCGGAGAGTGTGTACCTCAGTCCATTTCATTTTCAGCGGATGTTCAAAGAGTGGGCGGGCGTTACGCCGAAGAAGTTTTTGCAATACCTGACGATCGGGCATGCGAAGAAAATGTTGAAGGCGCAGCAGGCCTCTTTGTCGGATGCGGCTTTTGAGACGGGGTTGTCGGGGACGAGTCGTCTGCATGATTTATTTGTGACGATAGAGGGGATGACGCCTGGCGAGTATAAGCAAGGGGGGAGGGCGCTGGTGATCAATTACAGTTTTGCGGAGAGTCCGTTTGGTAATATCCTGGTAGCGGCTACGGAGAAGGGGATCTGTCATATGGCATTTGCGGATGATCCGGTAGCGGCGTTATTGATCCTGCAGCGGGAGTTTCCGCAGGCGAGTTATGTGCAGATGGTGGATACGATACAGCAGCATGCGTTGTACATTTTCACGCAGGACTGGAGCCGGTTGGGAGAGATCAAACTGCATCTGAAGGGGACGCCGTTTCAGCTGAAGGTATGGGAGGCATTGTTAAGGATACCTATGGGCGGGCTGGCTACCTATGGGGATATAGCGGGGGTGATACAGCATCCTGGCGCCAGCAGGGCGGTAGGTACGGCGGTGGGAGACAACCCGGTGGCGTTCCTGATCCCTTGTCACCGTATCATCAAATCTACCGGTGTGTTGGGGAATTATCATTGGGGTGATGCGCGTAAGCAGGCCATCATCGGTTGGGAGGCTGCCCGTACGGATACGGAGGTGGAAGCCTGA
- a CDS encoding microviridin/marinostatin family tricyclic proteinase inhibitor: MKTNASLVQPFFALFLEAATPAHSSVANNEKLLGAIPTHPLKDGAVTQKYPSDGDDGVEI, from the coding sequence ATGAAAACAAATGCCTCTTTAGTACAACCCTTTTTCGCATTGTTTCTGGAAGCCGCTACCCCAGCTCATTCATCAGTTGCCAACAACGAAAAGTTATTAGGCGCAATCCCCACACATCCGTTAAAAGATGGTGCCGTAACACAAAAATATCCTTCTGATGGAGATGATGGTGTAGAGATCTAA